One Brassica napus cultivar Da-Ae chromosome C2, Da-Ae, whole genome shotgun sequence DNA window includes the following coding sequences:
- the LOC106347590 gene encoding UPF0725 protein At3g19520, with translation MFSGIPVQDSQQFIIGPLNYWDQVRESGGFDIEHITAPQNTCGLMPYDCEDESIRYPNRVLVNLYARLGLHRYNLSEGTNLEFHHLKKFNTSMTLISSYRITLVAYDPATNSLVTFLVGVSEQIYGRLNLMVFIARPQANSPSPLFKEAVWPQLGITNDAYYDKGSPFWPTDFDDTERFYLLKDPEIQGNDWIRLYLELALCSNDRNIPEWHVSQLQIVRVAVETIQYVVVSNVNFYITFKGLPVAQVGEDGENVERKVIVRRFVDLSTGYFTLKGGFGFSVGEVASEGPMTRLRSIKEIRADLRLHPTTRPCPAIPIADWWKS, from the exons ATGTTTTCTGGTATTCCTGTTCAAGATAGCCAGCAGTTCATCATTGGGCCACTGAATTATTGGGATCAAGTGAGGGAATCAGGG gGTTTTGATATCGAACATATCACAGCACCTCAAAATACATGCGGACTCATGCCTTACGATTGTGAAGACGAGAGTATTAGGTATCCTAATCGTGTGTTGGTCAATCTTTACGCTAGACTCGGTCTCCATCGTTACAACCTCTCTGAg GGAACAAATTTAGAGTTTCACCACTTGAAGAAATTCAACACGAGTATGACTTTGATCTCCTCGTACCGCATCACTTTGGTTGCTTATGATCCAGCTACCAATTCGCTAGTAACCTTTCTGGTCGGAGTCTCTGAGCAAATATATGGTCGTTTGAATTTGATGGTCTTCATTGCTAGACCTCAAGCTAATAGTCCAAGTCCTCTCTTTAAAGAAGCTGTTTGGCCACAACttg GTATCACCAATGACGCATATTATGACAAGGGATCCCCTTTCTGGCCGACAGATTTTGATGATACAGAACGATTCTACCTG CTGAAGGATCCAGAGATACAAGGCAACGATTGGATTCGTCTATACTTGGAACTTGCTCTTTGTTCAAATGATAGGAACATTCCCGAA TGGCATGTATCCCAGCTACAGATTGTGAGAGTTGCAGTGGAAACTATTCAATATGTGGTTGTCTCAAATGTCAATTTCTACATAACGTTTAAAGGCTTGCCTGTGGCTCAGGTTGGTGAGGATGGTGAGAATGTTGAGCGCAAAGTCATTGTCAGAAGGTTTGTGGATCTTTCTACCGGATACTTCACTCTCAAGGGTGGGTTTGGGTTTTCGGTCGGAGAAGTCGCTAGTGAGGGCCCTATGACTCGCCTCCGGAGCATCAAGGAAATTCGCGCTGACCTGAGGCTGCACCCTACGACTCGCCCATGTCCAGCCATCCCCATTGCTGATTGGTGGAAAAGCTAG
- the LOC106347630 gene encoding isoleucine--tRNA ligase, chloroplastic/mitochondrial-like, whose product MSSLFKSFAGNPREAAAMAMVQASSYRVLSGRSCSNLRKNTPLDSFLAKGRSPVKAFSFMFSTQPNNEFGHSSKRRSRGPVMAAKKASEGEKQEEGKYKHTVDLPKTGFGMRANALTREPELQKLWDENQVFKRVSDSNNGGSFVLHDGPPYANGDLHMGHALNKILKDIINRYKLLQNYKVQYVPGWDCHGLPIELKVLQSMDQEVRKELTPLKLRAKAAKFAKATVKTQMESFKRFGVWADWNNPYLTLDPEYEAAQIEVFGQMALQGYIYRGRKPVHWSPSSRTALAEAELEYPEGHISRSIYAIFKLVGGVKTSLLEEFMPNICLAVWTTTPWTIPANAAVAVNAKLQYSVVEVQSSSEDESASTSNKKKMVGTVLKNQQKLFVIVATDLVPALEAKWGVKLIITKTFLGSYLEGFRYTHPVDKRDCPVVIGGDYITTESGTGLVHTAPGHGQEDYATGLKYGLPIVSPVDDGGNFSEEAGQFRGLSVLGEGNIAVVSYLDENMSLLMEESYAHKYPYDWRTKKPTIFRATEQWFASVEGFRKATMEAINNVKWIPHQAVNRITAMTSSRSDWCISRQRTWGVPIPVFYHVQTKEPLMNEETVDHVKSIISQKGSDAWWYMSVEDLLPEKYRDKAADYEKGTDTMDVWFDSGSSWAGVLGKREGLTFPADVYLEGTDQHRGWFQSSLLTSIATKGKAPYSSVITHGFVLDEKGMKMSKSLGNVVDPLMVIEGGKNSKDAPAYGADVMRLWVSSVDYTGDVLVGPQILRQMSDIYRKLRGTLRYLLGNLHDWRVDNAVPYQDLPIIDQHALFQLENVVKNIKECYENYQFFKIFQIIQRFTIVDLSNFYFDIAKDRLYTGGTSSFTRRSCQTVLSTHLLSILRVIAPIVPHLAEDVWQNLPFEYRNGDGSAAKFVFELKWPTLNEQWLSFPAEDILFWERLLELRTEVNKVLELARNGKLIGSSLEAKVYLHTPDAGMASKLLKMCEAQNEADTLQRIFITSQVELLSSIEKEMVSNVQHTGEYGEGENKVWIGVSRAEGSKCERCWNYSGQVGSFSDHPTLCGRCFNVIVANPPQPAVAAVIS is encoded by the exons ATGTCTTCCTTGTTCAAATCTTTTGCGGGAAATCCCAGGGAAGCAGCTGCAATGGCAATGGTGCAGGCATCATCTTACAGA GTACTGTCAGGTAGAAGTTGTTCGAATTTAAGGAAAAACACACCGTTGGATTCCTTTCTTGCCAAGGGTAGGTCTCCCGTCAAGGcgttttctttcatgttttcgACTCAACCAAACAACGAGTTTGGTCATTCATCAAAGCGACGGTCTCGTGGGCCTGTTATGGCGGCAAAGAAAGCATCTGAAG GGGAAAAGCAAGAAGAAGGGAAGTACAAGCACACCGTTGATTTGCCGAAGACTGGTTTTGGTATGAGAGCGAATGCTCTGACGAGGGAGCCTGAACTCCAGAAGTTGTGGGACGAGAACCAGGTCTTCAAGAGAGTTTCAGATAGTAACAATGGA GGGAGTTTCGTTCTTCATGATGGTCCTCCTTATGCCAATGGTGACCTACATATGGGTCATGCTCTTAACAAGATACTGAAGGATATCATTAATCGCTATAAG CTGCTTCAAAACTATAAAGTTCAGTACGTTCCTGGGTGGGATTGCCATGGTCTTCCAATTGAGTTGAAAG TTCTGCAGTCCATGGATCAGGAAGTGAGAAAGGAACTCACACCACTAAAGTTGAGGGCAAAGGCAGCGAAATTTGCAAAAGCAACAGTCAAAACACAAATGGAATCATTTAAG CGGTTTGGAGTATGGGCAGACTGGAACAATCCTTATCTCACTCTTGATCCGGAATATGAAGCGGCCCAG ATTGAAGTATTTGGCCAAATGGCCTTGCAAGGGTATATCTATAGGGGTAGGAAACCAGTTCACTGGAGCCCTTCATCTCGTACTGCTCTTGCAGAAGCTGAATTAGAG TATCCGGAGGGTCATATCTCAAGAAGCATATATGCTATTTTCAAATTGGTTGGCGGAGTGAAAACAAGCCTTCTAGAAGAGTTTATGCCTAATATATGCTTGGCAGTATGGACAACTACGCCATGGACTATTCCTGCTAATGCTG CTGTTGCGGTGAATGCAAAGCTTCAGTATTCTGTTGTTGAAGTGCAGTCATCCTCAGAAGATGAATCTGCGTCTACaagcaacaaaaagaaaatggtGGGGACAGTTCTGAAGAATCAACAAAAGCTTTTCGTGATTGTAGCGACGGACCTTGTGCCAGCATTAGAAGCGAAATGGGGTGTGAAGCTTATCATTACTAAAACATTCCTGGGTTCATATCTTGAAGGCTTCAG GTACACACATCCAGTTGACAAGAGGGACTGTCCAGTCGTTATAGGGGGTGATTACATAACTACGGAATCAGGAACAGGGTTGGTTCACACTGCCCCTGGTCATGGTCAGGAGGATTATGCAACTGGCCTGAAGTATGGGCTACCTATTGTCTCTCCTGTGGATGATGGAGGAAACTTCAGTGAAGAAGCTGGACAGTTTAGAGGACTCTCTGTCCTTGGAGAAGGGAATATTGCTGTTGTTAGTTACCTGGATGAAAATATGTCTCTGCTCATGGAAGAATCTTATG CTCATAAGTACCCATATGATTGGAGAACTAAGAAACCTACGATATTTAGAGCGACCGAGCAATGGTTTGCATCGGTTGAAGGGTTTCGCAAGGCCACTATGGAGGCAATCAACAATGTTAAATGGATACCACATCAG GCAGTAAACAGAATAACTGCCATGACTTCAAGTCGATCCGATTGGTGCATCTCGAGACAAAGGACATGGGGTGTCCCTATTCCTGTCTTTTATCATGTTCAGACAAAAGAACCTCTCATGAATGAAGAGACAGTTGACCATGTTAAAT CTATAATTTCCCAAAAGGGTAGTGATGCATGGTGGTATATGTCGGTGGAAGACCTACTTCCTGAGAAATATCGTGATAAAGCAGCTGATTATGAAAAAGGGACTGATACAATGGATGTCTGGTTTGACTCAG GTTCCTCTTGGGCTGGTGTGTTGGGGAAACGTGAGGGTCTTACTTTCCCTGCAGATGTGTATCTAGAAGGTACAGATCAGCATCGTGGATGGTTCCAGAGTTCTTTGTTAACAAGCATCGCAACAAAAG GCAAGGCCCCCTATTCTTCCGTCATCACACATGGTTTTGTACTGGATGAGAAGGGTATGAAAATGAGCAAGTCTTTGGGTAATGTGGTTGACCCACTTATGGTCATTGAAGGAGGGAAGAATTCAAAG GACGCACCTGCTTATGGGGCTGATGTTATGCGTCTCTGGGTTTCTAGTGTAGATTACACAGGGGATGTACTTGTAGGCCCACAGATTCTTCGGCAAATGTCTGATATATATAGAAAGTTGAGAGGAACTTTGAGATATCTCTTGGGGAATCTTCATGATTGGAGA GTTGATAATGCTGTTCCGTACCAGGATTTACCCATCATTGATCAGCATGCTCTCTTCCAGCTTGAGAATGTTGTAAAGAACATAAAAGAGTGTTACGAGAACTACCAGTTTTTCAAAATATTCCAG ATCATACAACGATTCACAATTGTCGACCTGTCAAACTTCTACTTCGATATTGCTAAAGATAGACTGTATACTGG GGGAACTTCGAGTTTTACCCGAAGAAGCTGTCAAACCGTTCTTTCAACACATCTTTTATCCATACTGAGAGTGATCGCGCCGATAGTACCTCATCTAGCAGAAGATGTCTGGCAAAATCTGCCATTTGAGTACAGAAATGGAGATGGCTCTGCAGCAAAATTTGTCTTTGAGCTTAAATGGCCTACGTTGAACGAACAATGGCTTTCATTTCCTGCTGAAGATATTCTCTTCTGGGAAAGGCTTCTCGAG TTGAGAACCGAGGTGAACAAAGTGCTGGAGCTCGCACGTAATGGCAAATTAATCGGTTCCAGTTTAGAAGCGAAGGTGTATCTCCATACCCCAGATGCAGGCATGGCCTCAAAGTTATTAAAGATGTGTGAAGCTCAGAATGAAGCTGACACACTGCAACGCATATTCATAACATCACAG GTTGAGTTACTGTCGTCAATAGAGAAGGAGATGGTGAGTAATGTGCAGCACACTGGAGAGTATGGGGAGGGAGAAAACAAAGTGTGGATTGGTGTGTCACGAGCCGAGGGATCCAAGTGTGAGAGGTGCTGGAACTACTCGGGGCAGGTCGGATCGTTTTCTGACCATCCTACTCTCTGTGGACGGTGTTTCAATGTCATTGTTGCTAATCCGCCTCAGCCTGCGGTTGCAGCCGTAATCAGCTGA
- the LOC106347606 gene encoding 5'-nucleotidase domain-containing protein 4, whose protein sequence is MLLCGDMATKFASPVLMAKSTELSKRNKRRSIRMFKCRAAGADGGRVAVGDDVFSVTTSSKYEVDYLGQSTKGDLNLKLDPLHSFGNGQATLEGPIEEVARTEAQAAENLIRELGIQGPFSAQHSPRGIFCSRTLNLRSISAIGYDMDYTLMHYNVMAWEGRAYDYCMENLKNMGFPVDGLSFDPELVIRGLMIDKEKGNLVKADRFGYVKRAMHGTEMLSNKAVSDIYGRELVDLRNQSRWEFLNTFFSVSEALAYAQMVDRLDDGSISADLGILDYRGLYKAVAKALFRAHVEGQLKSEIMSKPELFVEPDPELPLALLDQKEAGKKLLLITNSDYHYTDKMMKHSFNKFLPNDMDWRDLFDMVIVSARKPEFFQMSHPLYEVVTGEGLMRPCFKAETGGLYSGGSAQMVESSLNVHGDEILYVGDHIYTDVSVSKVHLRWRTALICRELEEEYMALIGSRGHREELIELINQKEVVGDLFNQLRLALQRRSKGRPAQTLAATNLADQELTETMQKLLIVMQRLDDKIGLMLESDGELFNKRWGFLSRAGLWDKSHLMRQIEKYADIYTSRVSNFLNYTPFMYFRSQEQSLAHDSPLPNAAVEIPDAAMEN, encoded by the exons ATGCTCCTGTGCGGAGATATGGCGACCAAGTTCGCTTCTCCTGTCTTGATGGCGAAATCAACCGAATTGAGTAAAAGAAACAAGAGGAGATCTATAAGGATGTTCAAGTGCAGAGCCGCTGGAGCTGACGGCGGACGCGTGGCCGTCGGAGACGACGTGTTTTCCGTCACGACTTCTTCCAAGTACGAAGTGGACTATCTGGGTCAAAGCACCAAGGGAGATTTGAATCTCAAGCTTGACCCTCTCCACTCATTTG GAAATGGGCAGGCTACGTTGGAGGGTCCCATTGAGGAGGTAGCGAGAACAGAGGCTCAAGCTGCTGAGAATTTGATTAGAGAACTGGGTATCCAA GGTCCTTTCTCTGCTCAACACTCTCCTCGGGGCATATTCTGTAGTCGTACATTGAATCTACGGTCTATTAGTGCAATTGGATATGATATGGATTATACTCTGATGCACTATAATGTCATG GCTTGGGAAGGAAGGGCTTATGACTATTGCATGGAAAATCTAAAGAACATGGGTTTCCCTGTTGATGGACTTTCTTTTGACCCTGAACTG GTTATCAGGGGGCTCATGATTGACAAAGAGAAAGGAAACTTAGTCAAGGCTGATAGATTTGGGTATGTGAAGAGAGCCATGCACGGTACAGAGATGTTATCAAATAAAGCTGTCAG TGATATCTATGGAAGGGAGTTAGTTGATCTCCGGAACCAGAGTCGATGGGAGTTTCTCAatacatttttttctgtttcagaGGCTCTGGCTTATGCACAG ATGGTTGATCGATTGGATGATGGATCCATCTCGGCAGATCTTGGCATTCTTGATTACAGAGGACTGTACAAG GCTGTTGCAAAAGCTCTCTTCAGAGCACATGTTGAAGGACAACTTAAG AGTGAGATAATGTCCAAGCCGGAACTATTTGTCGAGCCAGACCCAGAGTTGCCTTTAGCACTTTTGGATCAAAAGGAG GCTGGTAAAAAGCTCTTGCTTATCACAAACTCAGATTATCACTACACGGACAAGATGATGAAGCATTCATTTAATAAGTTCCTTCCCAATGACATGGACTGGAGGGATCTTTTTGACATGGTGATAGTTTCTGCGAGGAAACCAGAGTTCTTCCAGATGTCACACCCATTGTACGAGGTTGTGACTGGAGAGGGTTTAATGCGTCCATGCTTCAAGGCTGAAACAG GAGGTTTGTACTCAGGAGGAAGTGCTCAGATGGTGGAGAGCTCACTCAACGTTCATGGAGATGAGATTTTGTATGTTGGTGACCATATATACACTGACGTCAGCGTATCCAAAGTCCATCTCAGGTGGCGAACTGCACTGATTTGCCGTGAACTGGAGGAAGAG TATATGGCTTTAATTGGTAGTCGTGGTCACCGAGAAGAGCTAATAGAGCTTATAAATCAAAAAGAGGTTGTTGGGGATCTCTTTAACCAGCTTCGGCTTGCTCTGcaaagaagaagcaaaggtCGTCCTGCTCAG ACTCTCGCTGCTACCAACTTGGCTGATCAAGAACTGACAGAGACCATGCAGAAGCTTCTCATTGTAATGCAAAGACTAGATGACAAGATTGGTCTAATGCTTGAATCAGACGGCGAGCTCTTCAACAAAAG GTGGGGCTTCCTTTCACGTGCTGGTTTGTGGGACAAAAGCCACTTGATGAGACAAATCGAAAA GTATGCTGACATATACACATCAAGAGTCTCCAACTTCCTCAACTACACACCCTTCATGTATTTCCGCTCGCAGGAGCAG TCATTGGCTCACGATTCTCCACTTCCTAATGCGGCTGTGGAAATTCCTGATGCGGCTATGGAAAACTAG
- the LOC106347615 gene encoding probable histone-arginine methyltransferase 1.4, which translates to MEAPPPPSTNKLQQQEFTLASVTDLTSSSSPSPSSAVATFSCVNEVSELRFQESESAHGFTFDLSSTQLFKLGPLQFICVSDCSDSVKETSFSRGVVIKFSDEKESKVFSDSFEEWTKDAARKGSSLPNGTVSDGNSKFDNKIEAASAKMYFHYYGQLLHQQNMLQDYVRTGTYHAAVMENRSDFSGRVVVDVGAGSGILSMFAALAGAKHVYAVEASEMADYARKLIAGNPLLAERITVIKGKIEDIELPEKADVLISEPMGTLLVNERMLETYVIARDRFLSPNGKMFPTVGRIHMAPFSDEFLFVEMANKALFWQQQNYYGVDLTPLYASAHQGYFSQPVVDAFDPRLLVAPPMFHVIDFTQMKEEQFYEIDVPLKFTASVCGRVHGLACWFDVLFDGSTVQRWFTTAPGAPTTHWYQIRCVLSQPIHVMAGQELTGRLHLVAHSTQSYTINLTLSAKMWGPGANQGGILQTSSCKFDLKEPYYRMSQPQVYPVAQETPAQPQDIQIQSDDLEEIELLQQNANAQL; encoded by the exons ATGgaggctcctcctcctccttctacGAATAAGCTTCAACAGCAAGAGTTCACTCTAGCCTCAGTCACTGATCTCACCTCCTCCTCATCTCCTTCCCCCTCCTCTGCTGTAGCTACGTTTTCCTGCGTTAATGAAGTCAGTGAGCTTCGATTTCAGGAATCTGAATCGGCCCATGGCTTCACTTTCGATCTTAGCTCCACTCAG TTGTTCAAATTGGGACCGCTTCAGTTCATCTGTGTTTCTGATTGTTCGGATTCTGTAAAAGAG ACTTCATTCTCTCGAGGAGTTGTAATAAAGTTTAGTGATGAGAAGGAAAGCAAGGTTTTTTCTGATTCATTCGAGGAGTGGACAAAAGATGCTGCTAGAAAAG GATCATCCTTGCCCAACGGAACAGTTTCAGATGGTAATAGCAAGTTCGACAATAAGATAGAAGCTGCTTCAGCCAAAATGTATTTTCATTATTATGGACAGCTTCTACATCAGCAAAACATGCTGCAGGATTATGTGAGGACTG GTACTTATCATGCAGCAGTCATGGAGAATCGTTCAGATTTTTCTGGGCGTGTTGTTGTCGATGTGGGTGCTGGAAGTGGCATCTTGTCAATGTTTGCTGCACTG GCTGGTGCCAAGCATGTGTACGCGGTGGAAGCGTCAGAAATGGCTGATTATGCACGTAAGCTTATCGCTGGGAATCCATTGCTTGCTGAACGGATCACA GTGATCAAGGGAAAAATTGAGGATATTGAGTTGCCTGAGAAGGCAGATGTTTTGATCTCTGAACCAATGG GCACTCTATTGGTCAATGAGAGGATGTTGGAAACATATGTTATTGCTAGAGACCGTTTTCTATCTCCAAACGGAAAAATGTTTCCTACTGTTGGAAG GATCCACATGGCACCTTTCTCTGATGAATTCTTATTTGTTGAAATGGCAAATAAG GCTTTGTTTTGGCAGCAACAGAACTATTATGGAGTTGATTTGACACCTCTATATGCATCAGCACACCAGGGTTACTTTTCTCAG CCCGTTGTTGATGCATTTGATCCGAGGTTATTGGTGGCTCCCCCGATGTTTCATGTGATAGATTTCACTCAGATGAAG GAAGAGCAATTTTACGAGATCGATGTCCCCTTGAAGTTCACAGCGTCTGTGTGTGGTAGAGTGCATGGCCTTGCGTGCTGGTTTGACGTTCTCTTTGACGGCAG CACGGTGCAAAGGTGGTTCACGACTGCTCCTGGTGCACCGACAACCCATTGGTACCAAATAAGATGTGTGCTCTCGCAGCCTATTCATGTCATGGCAGGGCAAGAGCTCACCGGTAGACTTCATTTGGTTGCCCACAGTACTCAGAGTTACACTATAAATCTTACTCTCTCAG cTAAAATGTGGGGGCCGGGTGCCAATCAAGGTGGAATCCTCCAGACATCATCGTGCAAATTCGATCTGAAGGAACCTTATTATAGAATGTCTCAGCCACAGGTATACCCAGTTGCACAAGAAACACCAGCACAACCGCAA GACATACAAATACAGAGCGATGACTTGGAAGAGATAGAGTTACTACAACAGAACGCCAACGCTCAGCTCTAG
- the BNAC02G38920D gene encoding universal stress protein PHOS34, with the protein MIIKKTKKKIEMASGSERVVVVGVDDSTHSYHALETALDLFFTPFKSNPQFKLVVLHARLPATSVLGFAGPGTVDIIPLVEQDLDKTADLVKKKCTDVCSAKSVEITSLEVIEGDPRNIMLEAAERHHASVLVLGSHGYGAIKRVFLGSVSDYLAHHAHCSVMIVKKPKAKHASNNKH; encoded by the coding sequence ATGATcatcaaaaagacaaaaaaaaagatcgaaaTGGCTAGTGGAAGTGAGCGTGTGGTGGTCGTAGGAGTCGATGATTCAACTCATAGCTACCACGCACTAGAGACAGCTCTCGATCTCTTCTTCACACCTTTCAAATCAAACCCACAATTCAAACTCGTCGTCCTTCACGCCAGACTCCCCGCTACCTCCGTCCTCGGCTTTGCAGGACCTGGAACGGTCGATATAATACCACTGGTGGAACAAGATTTAGACAAGACTGCAGACTTGGTTAAGAAGAAGTGTACCGATGTGTGCTCGGCTAAATCCGTTGAGATCACATCGTTGGAGGTTATAGAAGGAGATCCCAGGAACATAATGCTGGAAGCAGCGGAGAGACACCATGCATCTGTTCTTGTTCTTGGGAGTCATGGTTATGGAGCTATCAAGAGGGTGTTTTTGGGGAGCGTGAGTGACTATTTAGCTCATCATGCTCATTGCTCCGTTATGATCGTCAAGAAGCCTAAGGCTAAACATGCTTCTAACAATAAACACTAA